One window of Chryseobacterium sp. JJR-5R genomic DNA carries:
- a CDS encoding glutamine amidotransferase-related protein has product MKDIRMALLDMNNNRVNQGFKNITEISEAFKENCSENVTVSTFDVRFKNEIPDIHDFDIFISSGGPGDPHREGLEWEDRFSDFLDQIFEHNASHASKKYLFLICHSFQLASIHWKLGNIRKRKSYSFGVMPVHKTEDGRQEFLFGNLPDPFYAVDSRAYQFIEPDHLRIEALGMKIVGIEKFRPHIHLERAVMAIRFSEEIFGTQFHPEANPAGMIENLKDEKNKQAMIDSFGMEKYLETVDRIDDPDKILLTQAQIIPGFLQFAKENILKQAGTMV; this is encoded by the coding sequence ATGAAGGATATTCGAATGGCTTTGCTGGACATGAACAACAACCGTGTCAATCAGGGCTTTAAAAACATAACAGAGATTTCAGAAGCATTTAAGGAAAACTGCAGTGAAAACGTGACAGTCAGTACCTTTGATGTGCGTTTTAAAAATGAGATCCCTGATATTCATGATTTTGATATATTCATATCTTCAGGAGGCCCGGGAGACCCTCACAGGGAAGGCCTGGAATGGGAAGACCGGTTTTCTGATTTTCTGGATCAGATTTTTGAACACAATGCTTCCCATGCATCCAAAAAATATCTCTTTCTGATCTGCCACTCCTTCCAGTTGGCCAGCATCCACTGGAAACTGGGGAATATCCGCAAAAGAAAGTCATATTCATTCGGCGTAATGCCGGTTCATAAAACCGAAGACGGCAGGCAGGAATTTTTATTCGGAAACCTTCCGGACCCTTTTTATGCTGTGGATTCAAGAGCCTACCAGTTTATTGAACCTGACCATTTGCGTATTGAAGCGCTGGGAATGAAAATCGTCGGCATCGAAAAATTCCGTCCGCATATTCATCTTGAAAGGGCCGTAATGGCCATCCGTTTTTCAGAAGAGATTTTCGGCACCCAGTTTCATCCTGAAGCCAACCCTGCGGGAATGATCGAAAACCTGAAAGATGAAAAAAACAAACAGGCGATGATTGACAGCTTCGGTATGGAAAAATACCTTGAAACCGTTGATCGGATCGATGATCCTGACAAGATCCTTTTAACCCAGGCTCAGATTATTCCTGGATTTCTACAGTTTGCAAAAGAAAATATCCTGAAACAAGCTGGAACGATGGTTTAA
- a CDS encoding carboxylate-amine ligase, producing MHQFTIGIEEEYQIIDVESRDLVSHVSKIIEGGKAVLSENLKHEMHESMIEMETGICQNIQEAKTELTNLRRHLIRTAHEQGLRVSGGGTHPFSNWEHNTITNGERYNKIVDDMGDVARGNLIFGLHVHIGIPNREEGVRIQNVMRYFLPHVYALSTNSPFWIGRNTGFKSYRQEIFVKFPRTGIPSFFNSLAEFDSYVDLLVKTGTIDNAKKIWWDLRVHPFYPTIEFRICDMPLRIDETVCMAAIMQSLVAKIYKLHQQNLSFRSYRRLLLNENKWRASKSGIEAHLIDFGKEESVPYPDLLKELLEFIDDVVDDLGCREEVEYAWKILEHGTGADRQLRVLKETGELTKVVDYMISETEYGITHNENAW from the coding sequence ATGCATCAGTTTACGATCGGAATTGAAGAAGAATATCAAATTATTGATGTTGAAAGCAGGGATCTGGTATCTCATGTTTCAAAGATCATTGAAGGCGGGAAAGCCGTTTTAAGTGAAAACCTGAAACATGAGATGCATGAGTCCATGATTGAAATGGAAACGGGCATCTGCCAGAATATTCAGGAGGCCAAAACGGAACTGACCAACCTGCGAAGACACCTGATCAGGACGGCCCATGAACAGGGCCTCCGGGTTTCCGGCGGCGGGACGCATCCTTTTTCAAACTGGGAGCATAATACGATTACCAACGGGGAACGCTACAACAAAATTGTAGACGACATGGGCGATGTGGCCCGCGGAAACCTTATTTTCGGGCTTCATGTCCACATCGGGATCCCCAACCGTGAAGAAGGGGTAAGAATTCAGAATGTCATGCGTTATTTTCTTCCGCATGTCTATGCATTATCCACGAATTCCCCTTTCTGGATCGGAAGAAATACAGGCTTCAAATCCTACCGACAGGAAATTTTCGTAAAGTTCCCGAGAACAGGGATCCCGAGCTTCTTCAACTCCCTGGCTGAATTTGACAGTTATGTAGACCTTTTGGTAAAAACGGGAACCATTGATAATGCCAAGAAAATCTGGTGGGATCTGAGGGTTCACCCGTTCTACCCTACCATTGAGTTCAGAATCTGTGATATGCCGCTGAGGATTGATGAAACCGTCTGCATGGCTGCCATTATGCAGAGCCTGGTAGCCAAGATTTATAAGCTTCACCAACAGAACTTAAGCTTCAGGAGCTACCGCAGGTTACTGCTGAATGAAAATAAATGGAGGGCTTCGAAAAGCGGAATTGAAGCCCATCTCATTGATTTCGGCAAGGAAGAATCTGTGCCTTATCCGGATCTGCTGAAAGAACTGCTTGAGTTTATCGATGATGTGGTAGATGACCTTGGATGCAGGGAAGAAGTGGAATATGCCTGGAAAATCCTGGAACACGGTACCGGTGCAGACCGTCAGCTCAGGGTTTTGAAGGAAACAGGAGAACTGACGAAAGTAGTGGATTACATGATTTCAGAAACAGAGTACGGCATAACACATAACGAAAATGCATGGTAA
- a CDS encoding alpha/beta hydrolase-fold protein, translating to MPQIEHTDYYSNILGTSLKVEVTGHYGHPIIMFPTSQGQYTQNHDFHLNGSINWFVEQGKVKLYNIQTIDSWSFYDENISPQQRIRNYEKYVQFLIREFIPYIQKLHKTHRVAVAGASFGGYHAANFAFRFPDVVSHLFCLSGAFSIRNFMDGYSDDLVYFNCPKEFVKNDEAWKYRHMHIVLSTSDQDICKDKNIEMAEVLTARGIDFWYDERRWINHDWPLWRMVFPTFIGTFFS from the coding sequence ATGCCGCAGATAGAACATACGGATTATTATTCAAACATTTTAGGAACCAGCCTTAAAGTTGAGGTAACGGGACATTACGGTCATCCAATCATTATGTTCCCCACTTCTCAGGGGCAATATACACAGAACCATGATTTCCATCTCAACGGAAGTATCAACTGGTTTGTAGAACAGGGAAAAGTGAAGCTGTATAACATCCAGACCATCGATAGCTGGAGCTTTTACGATGAAAACATTTCTCCGCAGCAGAGAATCCGTAATTATGAAAAATATGTACAGTTTCTGATCAGGGAATTCATCCCTTACATACAAAAGCTCCACAAGACGCACCGGGTCGCCGTGGCAGGTGCAAGTTTCGGCGGGTATCATGCTGCCAATTTCGCCTTCAGATTTCCGGATGTCGTTTCGCATTTATTCTGCCTTTCAGGAGCTTTCAGCATCCGGAATTTCATGGACGGGTATTCTGATGACCTGGTTTACTTCAACTGCCCGAAAGAATTTGTGAAAAATGACGAGGCCTGGAAATACAGGCATATGCATATTGTATTAAGCACTTCAGACCAGGATATCTGTAAAGACAAAAATATCGAAATGGCAGAAGTCTTAACGGCAAGAGGAATTGATTTCTGGTATGACGAAAGAAGATGGATCAACCACGACTGGCCGTTGTGGCGCATGGTTTTCCCTACTTTCATCGGAACATTCTTTTCGTAA
- a CDS encoding ATPase: MEKKTIVCISCYYKGYDFMDEMNKLGNTVILITSENLKDKNWPWHAIDEIFYMPEIKPSVWNLDHLVQGFSHLMQTRKVDAVIALDDYDVEKAALIRETFRIPGMGQTTHRYFRDKLAMRQKAKDSGINVPEFTAVFNNDEVNDFADTVPAPWVLKPRSEASASGIKKLNSKEDLWDALRHLGEDRHLFLLESFKPGDVYHVDSLTFNKEIVFTSASKYLAPPMEVSHEGGVFRTKTLGKSSGEYKALKEANTKVLSSFGLMNGATHTEFIRSKEDGTYYFLETSSRVGGAHIPDLVEASSNINIWREWAKIENALLREKKYKIPKSTAYYSGLIIALIKDKEADYRQFECKEAVKFLPIEHHAGIVYKSKSAQIIQERLDKAAEKIHSEMLSILPPKSKPSS; this comes from the coding sequence ATGGAGAAAAAAACGATAGTATGTATTTCGTGCTATTACAAGGGTTATGACTTCATGGATGAAATGAATAAACTCGGTAATACCGTTATCTTAATAACTTCAGAAAACCTTAAAGATAAAAACTGGCCATGGCATGCTATTGATGAAATTTTCTACATGCCTGAAATAAAACCTTCCGTGTGGAACCTGGATCACCTTGTACAAGGCTTTTCCCACCTGATGCAGACCAGAAAAGTGGATGCGGTAATTGCACTTGACGATTACGATGTGGAAAAAGCGGCCCTCATCAGGGAAACTTTCCGGATCCCGGGAATGGGACAGACCACGCACCGTTATTTCCGGGATAAACTGGCAATGAGGCAGAAAGCAAAAGATTCGGGAATCAATGTCCCTGAGTTTACGGCAGTTTTCAATAATGATGAGGTAAACGATTTTGCAGATACAGTTCCTGCTCCATGGGTACTGAAACCGCGTTCGGAAGCATCCGCTTCAGGAATTAAAAAACTGAACTCCAAGGAAGACCTCTGGGATGCCCTGAGACATCTGGGAGAAGACAGGCATCTGTTTTTGCTGGAAAGCTTTAAGCCCGGGGATGTGTACCATGTAGACAGCCTTACTTTTAATAAAGAAATTGTTTTTACATCCGCTTCAAAATATCTCGCCCCGCCTATGGAAGTTTCGCATGAAGGCGGCGTATTCAGGACAAAAACGCTGGGAAAATCATCCGGTGAATACAAAGCGCTTAAAGAAGCCAACACCAAAGTACTTTCCAGTTTCGGACTGATGAACGGGGCCACACATACAGAGTTCATCCGCAGCAAAGAAGACGGCACTTATTACTTCCTGGAGACTTCTTCAAGAGTCGGAGGCGCGCATATTCCTGATCTGGTGGAAGCCTCAAGCAATATTAACATCTGGCGGGAATGGGCAAAAATAGAAAATGCTTTACTCAGGGAAAAAAAATATAAAATCCCGAAATCCACCGCTTATTACTCAGGATTAATCATCGCTCTGATCAAAGATAAAGAGGCAGATTACCGTCAGTTTGAATGCAAGGAGGCCGTAAAATTCCTGCCGATCGAACATCACGCAGGAATCGTATACAAATCAAAAAGCGCTCAGATCATTCAAGAACGCCTGGATAAAGCTGCGGAAAAGATCCATTCGGAAATGCTCAGCATCCTTCCTCCGAAAAGCAAACCCAGTTCATAA
- a CDS encoding leucyl aminopeptidase family protein, whose product MKLINKKNKSYTQIFHIFTEEEWIKTGKNFNKNISTFFTGRKNEVFIHTHEEGIAYFIGIGTSTLQNFEIQQVAVKFSQAQKKNLQEVPTLVVADFMNEKQFEELVKGLLNGTYHYPFEKDHAFWNAKFELHFENLSQKKLDHISRKTEALSNGQTACQEWLNKPANFKKPDILSAYLKNFAKKHDLKYTIFNRRKCEELGLGAYLAVNQGSAYDAAFTILEYRTTVKNATTFGLVGKCVLFDTGGVSLKNPDNMHYMKSDMGGATAVLGTLIYAAEMQLPVNIIAVLPITDNAVSEKAFLPSDVVTAYNGKTIEVLNTDAEGRMVLADALSYLVKNYKTDFLIDLATLTGSSVRMFGDTCGALFSNSDELKDLLIRTGDKTNQRLWNLPLWNIWKDDIQSDVADLKNISMKPIGDCIVAAKFLEQFTEDHPRWAHLDIAGVAFGTVGYAKEKAATGFGVQLLADLIENYH is encoded by the coding sequence ATGAAACTCATCAATAAAAAAAATAAATCCTATACTCAGATCTTCCATATATTTACTGAAGAAGAATGGATAAAGACCGGGAAAAATTTCAATAAAAATATTTCCACGTTCTTCACCGGCAGGAAAAATGAAGTTTTCATCCATACCCATGAAGAAGGCATTGCCTATTTCATCGGTATCGGGACATCTACGCTTCAGAATTTTGAAATCCAGCAGGTGGCTGTTAAGTTTTCGCAAGCTCAGAAAAAAAACCTGCAGGAAGTACCTACCCTTGTGGTAGCAGATTTCATGAACGAAAAGCAGTTTGAGGAACTCGTTAAAGGCCTGCTGAACGGAACTTACCATTATCCATTCGAAAAAGACCATGCATTCTGGAATGCAAAATTTGAGCTTCATTTTGAAAATCTGAGTCAGAAAAAATTAGATCATATCAGCCGGAAAACCGAAGCTTTAAGCAACGGGCAGACGGCCTGCCAGGAATGGCTGAACAAACCTGCCAACTTTAAGAAACCTGATATCCTGAGTGCCTACCTTAAAAATTTTGCAAAAAAGCACGATTTAAAATATACGATTTTTAACAGGAGAAAATGCGAGGAACTGGGCCTGGGTGCTTATCTCGCCGTTAACCAGGGAAGTGCTTACGATGCTGCGTTCACCATTCTGGAATACAGGACAACCGTTAAAAATGCCACCACTTTCGGTCTTGTCGGGAAATGTGTTTTGTTTGATACCGGCGGGGTTTCTTTAAAAAATCCGGATAACATGCATTACATGAAATCCGATATGGGCGGGGCAACAGCGGTTTTAGGAACACTTATTTATGCCGCGGAAATGCAGCTGCCGGTAAATATCATTGCTGTTCTGCCCATAACAGACAATGCCGTTTCTGAAAAAGCCTTCCTTCCGAGTGATGTCGTTACCGCCTATAACGGCAAAACGATTGAAGTTCTGAACACCGATGCAGAAGGCAGGATGGTTCTGGCAGATGCACTCTCCTACCTGGTAAAAAACTATAAGACAGACTTCCTGATTGACCTTGCCACGCTTACCGGGAGTTCAGTAAGAATGTTCGGGGATACCTGCGGGGCACTGTTTTCCAACAGTGACGAACTGAAGGACCTCCTGATCAGAACCGGCGACAAAACCAACCAGAGGCTGTGGAACCTGCCGCTTTGGAACATCTGGAAAGATGACATCCAGTCTGATGTTGCCGATCTTAAAAATATTTCCATGAAACCGATCGGAGACTGTATTGTAGCGGCAAAATTTCTTGAGCAGTTTACAGAAGACCATCCCAGATGGGCACATCTCGATATTGCAGGTGTTGCATTCGGTACTGTAGGATATGCAAAAGAGAAAGCGGCAACCGGATTCGGAGTCCAGTTACTGGCAGATTTAATCGAAAATTATCACTAA
- a CDS encoding alpha/beta hydrolase-fold protein, with amino-acid sequence MRFELYTEANDDRAIFITGNFNNWNPKDYRFQLKQSDARNYYIEIDPQVLPDHIEYKFAKGGWENVELDSYGNITPNRKASKYAGKTADKVENWRFNWGPFKKEFFPIAEIISEAFYIPQLERSRKVWALLPYDYYVSDKNYPVLYLQDAQNLFNEGSGYGNWEIDKKLSILAEYGRGDIIIIAIEHGSEERVKEYIFDNDHVANGSEGKKYIRFITDTLKPFVDQNYRTKRDRENTGIGGSSLGALISIYSGFLYPEVYSKLLIFSPSLWVEPNNNFPMMNFRTPFSTKIYLYGGEQEGSKMVKRIQVFEQYLKRWEKKNLFDFEFRTNINPEGTHSEFYWSQEFPRAIEWLFYNNTENPVEVKPHQQSIKN; translated from the coding sequence ATGAGGTTTGAACTTTATACGGAAGCGAATGATGACAGAGCGATCTTTATTACAGGAAATTTCAACAACTGGAACCCTAAGGATTACCGCTTTCAGCTTAAGCAGTCAGACGCCCGGAATTATTATATTGAAATTGACCCGCAGGTTTTGCCGGATCATATCGAATATAAGTTTGCCAAAGGCGGTTGGGAAAATGTGGAACTGGATTCCTACGGGAACATTACCCCCAACAGAAAAGCATCAAAATATGCAGGGAAAACTGCGGATAAAGTAGAAAACTGGAGATTTAACTGGGGGCCTTTCAAAAAGGAATTTTTCCCGATTGCAGAAATTATCTCGGAAGCGTTTTATATTCCGCAGCTGGAGCGTTCGCGCAAAGTATGGGCGCTTTTGCCTTATGATTATTATGTTTCGGATAAAAATTATCCCGTGCTGTACCTTCAGGATGCCCAGAACCTTTTTAATGAAGGGAGCGGGTACGGCAACTGGGAAATCGACAAAAAGCTTTCTATTCTTGCAGAATACGGCCGCGGGGACATTATCATTATTGCCATAGAACACGGCAGCGAGGAAAGGGTCAAAGAATACATCTTCGATAATGATCATGTGGCCAACGGTTCGGAAGGGAAAAAGTACATCCGTTTTATTACCGATACCTTAAAACCTTTTGTAGACCAGAACTACCGTACCAAAAGAGACCGTGAGAACACGGGCATCGGGGGAAGCTCCCTGGGTGCCCTGATCAGTATTTACAGCGGGTTTCTCTATCCTGAAGTCTATTCCAAATTATTGATTTTTTCACCGTCTCTCTGGGTAGAGCCGAACAACAACTTTCCGATGATGAATTTCAGGACTCCTTTCAGTACTAAAATCTACCTCTACGGCGGCGAACAGGAGGGTTCCAAAATGGTGAAAAGGATCCAGGTCTTTGAGCAGTACCTCAAACGGTGGGAAAAGAAAAACCTGTTTGATTTTGAATTCCGTACGAACATCAATCCTGAAGGCACCCACAGTGAATTTTACTGGTCCCAGGAATTCCCAAGGGCCATCGAATGGCTTTTTTACAACAATACAGAAAATCCGGTGGAAGTAAAGCCCCATCAGCAAAGCATTAAAAATTAA
- the glgB gene encoding 1,4-alpha-glucan branching protein GlgB: MNSVKTHTLFTDHDIYLFKKGSHYKLYEKFGAYSVEKDGVKGVYFSVWAPNAKKVSVIGNFNSWDAQEHILFPRWDKSGIWEGFIAGLTWGTLYKYAIETALGEILEKSDPYALSWEQSLQAASLVSTTWYEWDDKEWMENRWKNNSLKSPVSVYEVHLGSWMRSHDHPERFLSYRQIAEKLVPYLKEMGFSHVEFMPVMEYPYDPSWGYQITGFFAATSRFGSPQDLMYLINELHRNEIGVILDWVPSHFPGDANGLHRFDGSFLYEHEDPRKGFHPDWKSYIFNYGRNEVKSFLVSNAMFWLDRYHADGLRVDAVTSMLHLDYSRKEGEWEPNIYGDNVNLEAKAFLQDFNKAVYKEFGDHIITIAEESSDFPMLTKPVHDGGVGFGMKWMMGWMHDTLDYFKKDPAERKFYHHKLTFASMYMYNENYMMPLSHDEVVHGKASMIYKMPGDEWQKFANLRALYVYMFTHPGAKLLFMGDEFGQTGEWNFTRSLDWHVLQYPVHKGLQALVKDLNHLYRNEAAFYENQFDSSGFEWVEADDQENSVYIYLRKGKNKDDVFMVILNLTPRVLDYKIGVEAGSRWEVVFNSDDEKYAGSGVKPDIFGEQPEAYKGYPKSISIKLSPLSGMILKKKGKKYTQSRINKRKR; the protein is encoded by the coding sequence ATGAATTCGGTTAAGACACATACACTTTTTACGGATCATGATATTTACCTTTTCAAGAAAGGCAGTCATTACAAACTCTATGAAAAATTCGGGGCATATTCCGTTGAAAAAGACGGCGTAAAGGGAGTTTATTTTTCCGTGTGGGCTCCCAATGCGAAGAAAGTTTCGGTGATTGGGAATTTCAACAGCTGGGACGCTCAGGAGCATATCCTGTTTCCGAGATGGGACAAATCCGGCATCTGGGAAGGGTTTATTGCGGGTTTAACCTGGGGGACGCTGTACAAGTACGCGATAGAAACTGCCCTGGGGGAAATTCTTGAGAAAAGCGACCCTTATGCATTGAGCTGGGAGCAGAGCCTCCAGGCTGCCTCACTGGTCTCCACCACCTGGTATGAATGGGACGACAAGGAATGGATGGAAAACCGCTGGAAAAACAACAGCCTGAAATCGCCTGTTTCCGTCTATGAAGTTCACCTGGGTTCGTGGATGAGAAGTCATGATCACCCTGAGCGTTTCCTGAGCTACCGCCAGATTGCGGAAAAATTAGTTCCTTACCTCAAAGAAATGGGGTTTTCCCATGTAGAATTTATGCCGGTCATGGAATATCCGTATGACCCCAGCTGGGGCTACCAGATTACCGGTTTTTTTGCCGCAACATCACGCTTCGGGTCCCCGCAGGATCTGATGTATCTGATTAACGAGCTCCACCGGAATGAAATCGGGGTAATTTTAGACTGGGTTCCGTCCCATTTTCCGGGTGATGCCAACGGGCTGCACCGGTTTGACGGTTCTTTCCTGTATGAGCATGAAGATCCCAGAAAGGGCTTTCATCCCGACTGGAAATCCTATATTTTCAACTACGGAAGAAATGAAGTAAAATCCTTTCTTGTTTCCAATGCGATGTTCTGGCTGGACAGGTACCATGCAGACGGTTTGCGTGTGGATGCGGTAACCTCGATGCTCCACCTCGATTATTCAAGAAAAGAAGGCGAGTGGGAGCCCAACATATACGGAGATAATGTAAACCTTGAAGCCAAAGCGTTTCTACAGGATTTCAATAAAGCGGTTTATAAAGAGTTCGGAGACCATATCATCACCATTGCAGAGGAAAGCTCGGATTTCCCGATGCTGACCAAGCCTGTTCATGACGGCGGCGTAGGTTTCGGAATGAAATGGATGATGGGCTGGATGCATGACACATTGGATTATTTTAAAAAAGATCCGGCAGAAAGGAAATTTTACCACCATAAGCTCACCTTTGCTTCGATGTATATGTATAATGAAAATTATATGATGCCTCTGTCCCACGATGAAGTGGTGCACGGAAAAGCAAGTATGATCTATAAAATGCCTGGCGACGAATGGCAGAAATTTGCGAATCTCCGGGCCCTGTATGTTTACATGTTCACGCATCCCGGTGCCAAGCTTTTATTCATGGGAGATGAGTTCGGGCAGACCGGGGAATGGAACTTTACCCGCAGCCTGGACTGGCATGTGCTGCAGTATCCTGTGCATAAGGGCCTGCAGGCCCTGGTTAAAGACCTGAACCACCTCTACAGAAACGAAGCCGCTTTTTATGAAAACCAGTTTGACAGCAGCGGTTTTGAATGGGTGGAAGCTGACGATCAGGAAAATTCAGTGTATATCTACTTGAGAAAAGGGAAAAATAAAGATGACGTTTTTATGGTTATCCTTAACTTAACACCGCGGGTTTTAGATTATAAAATTGGAGTGGAAGCCGGAAGCCGGTGGGAAGTCGTCTTTAATTCAGATGATGAAAAATATGCGGGAAGTGGTGTAAAGCCGGATATTTTTGGTGAACAGCCCGAAGCGTATAAAGGATATCCGAAATCAAT